Proteins found in one Polyodon spathula isolate WHYD16114869_AA chromosome 10, ASM1765450v1, whole genome shotgun sequence genomic segment:
- the LOC121322402 gene encoding inactive phospholipase C-like protein 1, which produces MSENKYDRSCSDEESEPGPLCPTPGRSGRAGRRSGVTIPVADRSSPGGSTADTEASLIEAAKTAPRRSSIIKDPSNQKPAGRKKTVSFSSMPSEKKISSAADCLSFMQGGCELKKVRPNSRVYSRFFTLEADLQCLRWEPSKKDPERARLDISAVREVRTGKNTETFRHNGIAEQLPEEAAFSIVHGEGYESLDLVAITADVANIWVTGLRYLLSHQNQNPEELEGGPANSIRAAWLSAEFCRSDEDGNGIMPEDIAVDCIRRLCPGIKETKVRLKFKELQRSKEKLTTRVTEEEFQEAYCELCTRPEVYFLLVQISKDKECLDAQDLRLFLEVEQGLPQVTPESCLDIINRFEPSEEGRSRGVLGVDGFTRYLLSPECAIFDPEHKCVCQDMSQPMSHYYVNASHRTYLIEDQLRGPVDVTGFVRALRMGCRCLELDVGDGPENEPVVGGRQNLSSPLALRSALEVINKYAFLSSDYPLLLCLGNRCSPHQQKVVAQHLKKVFGSKLYTHSSAAAAATGHLLSPDKLKRKVLLVGKKLPAEQESSEGEVTEEEEAGEEEEGGGGEVLGRRQAEEEYGVTVEPKLMKLRKELSDLIAVCKSRQRSYCSSPGRDHDFCRSNGGGGGMGWEVCSLGEVEAGRLANECLEELVNYNKRFLMRVRPSAMRVDSSNLNPQDFWKYGCQLVAMNYQTPGPMMDLHTGWFQQNGGCGFVLRPAVMREEVSYFSANTMGTVPGVPPQILRIKVISGQNFPKPRGACAKGDVIDPYVCVEIHGIPADCVEQRTRTATQNGDDPLFDESFDFQVNLPELALLRLVVLDDDCIGDEFIGQYTIPYECLQSGYRHVPLLSFSGEPVEHASLFVHVAITNRRGGGKAHKRGLSVRKGRRAREYTVLRNTGLKALDEVFRLAGTPLREATDTRENMQNATVCFKELCGLSLLSNLRQCILSLSSRLQSGEGPPGATLTVRDSYPYLEPQGNLPEATRKLLHSYDSMIQEHRLLLETADSIHERITQVQKAAMVFHEDLHRLGAKEGLKGRKLHKAVENFAWNITVLKGQGDLLRSAKAEALDSLKQLELACLSCGLSQPEEGGQKSVKEKESGEGNRRI; this is translated from the exons GATCCCTCGAACCAGAAGCCGGCTGGGCGCAAGAAGACAGTGTCCTTCAGCAGCATGCCCTCGGAGAAGAAGATCAGCAGTGCGGCCGACTGCCTCAGCTTCATGCAGGGGGGCTGCGAGCTCAAGAAAGTGCGGCCCAACTCGCGGGTGTACAGCCGCTTCTTCACGCTGGAGGCTGACCTGCAGTGCCTGCGCTGGGAGCCCTCCAAGAAGGACCCTGAGCGAGCCCGGCTGGACATCAGCGCGGTGAGGGAGGTGCGGACCGGCAAGAACACCGAGACCTTCCGGCACAACGGCATTGCCGAGCAGCTGCCCGAGGAGGCGGCCTTCTCCATCGTCCATGGAGAGGGCTACGAGTCCCTGGACCTGGTGGCCATCACTGCCGACGTGGCCAACATCTGGGTGACGGGGCTGCGCTACCTCCTCTCCCACCAGAATCAGAACCCCGAGGAGCTGGAGGGCGGCCCGGCCAACTCTATCCGCGCTGCCTGGCTCTCCGCAGAGTTCTGCAGGAGTGACGAGGACGGGAACGGGATCATGCCCGAGGACATCGCCGTTGACTGCATTCGGAGGCTGTGCCCTGGGATAAAGGAGACCAAG GTGCGGCTGAAGTTCAAGGAGCTGCAGCGCAGTAAGGAGAAGCTGACAACGCGCGTGACGGAGGAAGAGTTCCAGGAGGCGTACTGCGAGCTGTGCACGCGGCCTGAGGTCTACTTTCTGCTGGTGCAGATCTCCAAGGACAAGGAGTGCCTGGACGCCCAGGACCTGCGGCTCTTCCTGGAGGTGGAGCAGGGGCTGCCCCAGGTCACCCCGGAGAGCTGCCTGGACATCATCAACCGCTTCGAACCCTCCGAGGAGGGGCGCAGCCGGGGAGTGCTGGGCGTGGACGGCTTCACGCGCTACCTGCTGTCCCCCGAGTGTGCCATCTTTGACCCAGAGCACAAGTGCGTGTGCCAGGATATGAGCCAGCCCATGTCGCACTACTACGTCAACGCCTCGCACCGCACCTACCTGATCGAGGACCAGCTGCGGGGCCCTGTCGACGTCACCGGATTCGTGCGGGCGCTCAGGATGGGCTGCCGTTGCCTGGAGCTGGACGTGGGGGATGGCCCGGAGAACGAGCCCGTCGTGGGGGGCCGCCAGAACCTCTCCAGCCCCTTGGCATTGCGCAGCGCCCTGGAGGTGATCAACAAGTATGCCTTCCTGTCCTCAGACTACCCTCTCCTTCTGTGCCTGGGAAACAGGTGCTCCCCTCACCAGCAAAAAGTGGTGGCCCAGCACCTGAAGAAAGTCTTTGGCAGCAAGCTCTACACCCACAGCTCTGCAGCTGCGGCTGCCACAGGCCACCTGCTGTCCCCCGACAAGCTGAAGAGGAAGGTGCTGCTGGTGGGGAAGAAGCTGCCGGCAGAGCAAGAGTCCTCGGAAGGGGAGGTGACGGAAGAGGAGGAGgcgggggaggaggaggagggagggggcgGGGAGGTCTTGGGGAGGAGGCAGGCTGAGGAAGAATACGGGGTGACAGTGGAGCCAAAGTTGATGAAGCTCCGCAAAGAACTCTCCGACCTGATTGCTGTCTGCAAATCCAGGCAGCGCTCCTATTGCTCCTCCCCTGGGCGTGACCACGACTTCTGTAGGAGTAATGGTGGTGGGGGCGGTATGGGCTGGGAGGTGTGCTCGCTGGGTGAGGTTGAGGCAGGGCGCCTGGCTAACGAGTGCCTGGAGGAGCTGGTGAACTACAACAAGCGTTTCCTTATGCGAGTGCGGCCCAGCGCCATGAGGGTAGACTCCAGCAACCTCAACCCCCAGGACTTCTGGAAGTACGGCTGCCAGCTGGTTGCAATGAACTACCAGACCCCAGGACCCATGATGGACCTGCACACAGGCTGGTTCCAGCAGAACGGGGGCTGCGGCTTCGTGCTGCGGCCGGCGGTGATGCGGGAGGAAGTGTCCTACTTCAGCGCCAACACCATGGGCACGGTGCCGGGAGTGCCGCCGCAGATCCTCCGGATCAAGGTGATCAGCGGGCAGAACTTCCCCAAGCCCCGCGGCGCCTGCGCCAAGGGCGACGTCATCGACCCGTACGTGTGCGTGGAGATCCATGGCATCCCTGCCGACTGCGTCGAGCAGAGGACCCGCACCGCCACGCAGAACGGGGACGACCCGCTGTTTGACGAGAGCTTCGACTTTCAG GTGAACCTCCCTGAGCTGGCTCTGCTGCGCCTGGTGGTCCTGGATGACGATTGCATCGGGGACGAGTTCATCGGGCAGTACACCATCCCCTACGAGTGCCTGCAGTCGGGGTACCGTCACGTGCCACTGCTGTCCTTTTCGGGGGAGCCTGTGGAGCACGCCTCTCTGTTCGTGCACGTGGCCATCACCAACCGGCGAGGCGGCGGCAAGGCTCACAAGAGAGGGCTGTCTGTGCGCAAGGGCAGGCGAGCCCGGGAGTACACGGTGCTGCGCAACACCGGCCTCAAAGCGCTGGATGAGGTGTTCCGGCTGGCTGGGACTCCTCTGAGAGAGGCCACCGACACACGGGAGAACATGCAG AATGCCACGGTGTGTTTCAAAGAGCTGTGCGGCCTGTCCCTGCTCTCCAACCTGAGGCAGTGCATCCTGAGCCTCTCGTCCCGTCTGCAGAGCGGAGAGGGGCCCCCAGGGGCCACGCTCACTGTGAGGGACAGCTACCCCTATCTGGAGCCCCAGGGCAACCTGCCTGAGGCCACCCGCAAACTGCTGCACTCCTACGACTCg ATGATCCAGGAACACCGGCTCCTGCTCGAGACGGCAGACTCCATTCATGAGAGGATCACCCAGGTGCAGAAAGCAG CGATGGTGTTTCATGAGGATCTTCACCGGCTGGGAGCCAAGGAAGGACTGAAGGGACGCAAGCTGCACAAGGCAGTGGAGAACTTTGCATGGAACATCACTGTGCTCAag GGGCAGGGTGATCTGCTGCGCAGCGCGAAGGCTGAAGCGCTGGACTCACTCAAGCAGCTCGAGCTGGCCTGCCTCTCCTGTGGACTGAGCCAGCCGGAGGAGGGGGGCCAGAAGAGCGTCAAGGAGAAGGAGAGTGGCGAGGGGAACAGGCGGATATGA